A section of the Spirosoma pollinicola genome encodes:
- a CDS encoding AraC family transcriptional regulator, whose translation MKQPLRKDLEPVAASFIVKELSEPHFDQNWHFHPQYQLFLVEEGTGTRFIGDSIKPFGPGDLVFLGPNLPHLWRSDQAYFDRQSSLTTRGIVVYFTEDFLGNDFFERQEMSQLRQLLGQARQGLEWTGHTRSRTETALQNLTRQAAGFERVISLLSLLNDLSRATDYRYLTSPGYTNTVKATETDRMQLVYDYVLGHFPDDLSLDTIADLAGMTSPAFCRYFKTRANKTFSEFVSEVRIGHACKLLMNGKLNITQISFESGFRTLSNFNRQFKDITGQTPSAYVKTYKQL comes from the coding sequence ATGAAACAGCCTCTTCGCAAAGACCTCGAACCTGTTGCGGCTTCATTCATCGTGAAAGAGTTGTCAGAACCGCACTTTGACCAAAACTGGCACTTCCATCCGCAATACCAGTTGTTTCTGGTTGAAGAAGGTACAGGTACTCGTTTTATCGGTGATTCGATCAAGCCGTTTGGACCCGGTGATCTGGTTTTTCTGGGCCCGAATTTACCTCACCTCTGGCGTAGCGATCAGGCCTATTTTGATCGGCAATCAAGTTTGACGACGCGCGGTATTGTGGTTTACTTTACCGAAGATTTTCTGGGAAATGATTTCTTCGAAAGGCAGGAAATGTCTCAACTGAGGCAGTTACTTGGCCAGGCCCGGCAGGGTCTGGAATGGACCGGTCATACCCGTAGTCGAACAGAAACGGCATTGCAGAACCTGACCCGGCAGGCAGCAGGCTTCGAACGCGTCATTAGTCTTTTATCTTTATTGAACGACCTTTCCAGAGCGACCGATTATCGGTATTTGACAAGCCCTGGCTATACTAATACCGTTAAGGCAACCGAAACGGACCGAATGCAATTGGTATATGATTATGTACTAGGGCACTTTCCTGACGACCTGAGTCTGGATACGATTGCCGATCTGGCTGGCATGACCTCCCCGGCTTTCTGTCGGTATTTCAAAACCCGCGCCAACAAAACATTTTCCGAATTCGTCTCCGAAGTACGCATTGGACACGCCTGCAAATTACTCATGAACGGCAAGCTCAACATCACGCAGATCAGTTTTGAGAGCGGCTTCCGAACCCTGTCGAACTTTAACCGACAGTTTAAAGATATTACCGGCCAAACGCCATCGGCCTATGTGAAGACCTACAAACAATTATAG
- a CDS encoding alpha/beta fold hydrolase, producing MSYIKAGTDASGNDIKLFYQDLGTGNATQTVVLIHGWPLSHEMWDYQLAELPAHGLRVVAYDRRGFGKSSQPWGGYDYDTLADDLKAVLDELNLQNVTLVGFSMGGGEVARYMSRHGGARVSKVAFISAVTPYLLKTEDNPDGVDQDVFDEITTNLQKDRADFLKTFGKQFYGVNLISQPVSQAHLDGDFARAYVASHKATLECAKSFAQTDFRDDLAQIQVPALIIHGDADKTVPIEASGERTANALPNASYIVYDGAPHGLFITEKDRLTQDLLAFIQEGVTVRESIGTTTIY from the coding sequence ATGAGCTACATTAAAGCGGGTACGGATGCGTCTGGCAATGACATCAAACTGTTCTATCAGGACCTGGGTACCGGAAACGCCACACAAACAGTTGTTCTGATTCATGGCTGGCCATTGAGCCACGAAATGTGGGATTATCAACTGGCCGAATTACCCGCTCACGGCCTCCGTGTGGTGGCCTACGACCGTCGGGGATTCGGCAAGTCGTCGCAGCCCTGGGGTGGATATGATTATGATACCCTTGCCGACGATTTGAAAGCAGTTCTCGATGAATTGAATCTGCAAAATGTAACCTTGGTTGGCTTCTCGATGGGCGGTGGCGAAGTGGCCCGCTACATGAGTCGTCATGGTGGCGCACGGGTATCGAAAGTAGCCTTTATTAGTGCTGTAACGCCGTATCTTCTTAAAACTGAGGATAACCCGGATGGGGTAGATCAGGATGTTTTTGATGAAATAACTACTAACCTTCAGAAAGACAGAGCTGATTTTCTGAAAACATTTGGCAAGCAGTTCTACGGCGTTAACCTGATCAGTCAGCCCGTTAGTCAGGCTCACCTCGACGGCGATTTCGCACGGGCTTATGTGGCATCGCACAAAGCCACACTTGAATGTGCCAAGTCATTTGCGCAAACCGATTTTCGGGATGATCTGGCACAAATTCAGGTGCCTGCCCTGATTATTCACGGCGATGCTGACAAAACCGTGCCCATTGAAGCCTCGGGCGAGCGGACAGCCAACGCGCTGCCAAACGCATCGTATATTGTTTATGACGGTGCTCCTCATGGCCTGTTCATCACCGAAAAAGATCGACTGACACAGGATCTGCTTGCGTTTATCCAGGAAGGTGTGACTGTCCGGGAATCAATAGGAACCACTACTATTTATTAA
- a CDS encoding energy transducer TonB: MYPSTTSKAVALTYDDIIFQGRNRSYGAFDLRKSYKPTLSRALGLGVGLFLGALTGPTLYARFWPHEVINPNQSMKEVTLTKLVEPPLEKPIVIPPAETAPAVNTVRNLPLVVMPEADVVEETLPPTTDDLKDATSGTETAEGTGIDDIIAAPEASTPTVAEKAVETEPKTEAPFITVEQQPEYPGGMDALRNFLGKNLNYPRPAASAGVAGRVYLSFVVNTDGSLTDLQVVKGIGFGCDEEALRVMRKMPNWRPGKQAGRAVRVKYNLPISFTLE; the protein is encoded by the coding sequence ATGTATCCGTCTACCACTTCCAAAGCCGTCGCGTTGACCTACGACGACATTATTTTTCAGGGCCGCAATCGTTCCTACGGGGCATTTGATCTCCGTAAAAGCTATAAACCGACGCTCAGCCGCGCTTTAGGACTGGGCGTCGGTTTGTTTTTAGGAGCCTTAACCGGACCTACGCTCTACGCCCGGTTCTGGCCCCACGAAGTCATCAACCCAAATCAGTCGATGAAGGAAGTGACGTTGACAAAACTGGTCGAACCTCCCCTCGAAAAACCCATCGTTATTCCACCCGCAGAAACGGCTCCGGCAGTAAACACCGTACGGAATCTGCCCCTTGTTGTGATGCCTGAAGCCGATGTCGTTGAGGAAACCTTACCACCAACGACAGATGACTTGAAAGATGCCACATCGGGCACTGAAACCGCCGAAGGAACGGGCATCGACGACATCATTGCGGCTCCCGAAGCCTCGACTCCCACAGTTGCCGAGAAAGCTGTAGAAACTGAGCCCAAAACCGAAGCGCCGTTCATCACCGTCGAGCAACAGCCCGAATACCCCGGCGGTATGGATGCCTTGCGAAACTTCCTGGGCAAGAACCTGAACTACCCTCGACCGGCTGCTTCGGCGGGTGTTGCGGGACGGGTTTACCTTAGTTTTGTGGTCAATACAGACGGCAGTCTGACCGATTTGCAAGTGGTGAAAGGCATCGGCTTTGGCTGTGATGAAGAAGCGCTCCGCGTGATGCGCAAGATGCCGAACTGGCGGCCCGGTAAACAGGCAGGACGCGCCGTTCGGGTAAAGTACAACTTACCAATTTCGTTTACACTGGAGTAA
- a CDS encoding energy transducer TonB, with the protein MQLRFQLSISALIQFLVMSAGLFFIPSVGLAQTVAKVDTTVFTIVEKQPEFPGGMSALSTYMKANVNYPPEAQKAGMKGRVFVSFIVETDGSRTAITLLKELGYGCDEEAMRVIRLMPAWQPGSQSGRPLRVKYNLPVLFGIDYPKVKVR; encoded by the coding sequence ATGCAGCTACGTTTCCAGCTATCTATCTCCGCACTCATTCAGTTTTTAGTAATGAGTGCGGGGCTGTTTTTTATCCCCAGCGTTGGGCTTGCCCAAACAGTTGCGAAAGTCGACACAACCGTTTTTACAATTGTTGAAAAGCAGCCAGAATTTCCTGGTGGAATGAGCGCATTGAGCACATACATGAAAGCAAACGTCAACTACCCGCCCGAAGCGCAAAAAGCGGGTATGAAAGGCCGGGTTTTTGTCTCATTTATCGTTGAAACAGATGGTTCGCGTACCGCCATCACACTTTTGAAAGAATTGGGATATGGCTGCGATGAAGAAGCCATGCGGGTTATCCGGTTAATGCCAGCATGGCAACCCGGTAGTCAATCAGGTCGGCCGTTACGGGTCAAGTACAACTTGCCTGTGCTTTTTGGTATCGACTATCCAAAGGTCAAGGTACGATAG
- the nspC gene encoding carboxynorspermidine decarboxylase yields MNTTLLQHLDRNAEPVIPSPCFVLEEAKLRRNLELIDSVQRTAGVTIILALKGFSMYSAFPLVREYLSGATASSLNEIKLVNEYMGVQAHTYIPAYQDASFDEVVSRSSHLTFNSWSQWERFKDRVAGKPVSCGIRVNPQYSEVATDMYNPCVPGSRLGANRDQLPDQLPEGLEGIHFHTLCENDSFTLERTLEALESRFDTLLHQAKWVNFGGGHLMTREGYDTQHLIKLLTAFRQKYNVDIILEPGSAIAWQTGVLTSTVLDVFNSQGIDVAILDTSFAAHMPDTLEMPYKPKIIGSYHEPVAGKPTYRLGGMTCLAGDFMGDYSFDKPLEVGDKVVFDDMIHYTMVKTTTFNGVNLPAIGVWKEDESFQLIKTFGYESFKDKL; encoded by the coding sequence ATGAATACGACTTTGCTTCAACACCTCGACCGCAATGCCGAACCTGTTATTCCGTCGCCTTGCTTTGTTCTTGAGGAAGCCAAACTCCGCCGAAACCTCGAACTGATCGATTCGGTACAGCGGACGGCTGGCGTAACGATCATTCTGGCCCTTAAAGGCTTCTCGATGTATTCGGCCTTTCCGCTGGTTCGTGAGTACCTGAGCGGTGCCACGGCCAGTTCACTCAACGAAATCAAACTCGTGAACGAGTACATGGGCGTACAGGCCCATACCTACATTCCGGCCTATCAGGATGCTTCATTCGATGAAGTCGTGAGCCGCAGTAGTCACCTGACGTTCAACTCCTGGAGCCAGTGGGAGCGATTTAAAGATCGTGTAGCTGGCAAACCCGTTTCGTGTGGCATTCGCGTGAACCCGCAATATTCGGAAGTAGCTACGGATATGTACAATCCCTGCGTGCCCGGTTCGCGGCTCGGCGCTAACCGCGACCAACTGCCCGATCAACTACCCGAAGGATTGGAGGGAATCCATTTCCATACCCTCTGCGAGAACGATTCATTTACGCTCGAACGAACACTGGAAGCCCTCGAAAGTCGGTTCGATACCCTATTGCATCAGGCTAAATGGGTAAACTTCGGCGGTGGTCATTTGATGACACGCGAAGGCTACGATACCCAGCACCTGATTAAGCTGTTAACGGCTTTTCGGCAGAAATATAATGTGGACATTATTCTGGAGCCCGGTTCGGCCATTGCGTGGCAAACGGGCGTTCTGACCTCAACCGTTCTTGATGTGTTCAACAGTCAGGGGATTGACGTTGCTATTCTTGACACCTCGTTTGCGGCTCACATGCCCGACACGCTCGAAATGCCCTATAAGCCCAAAATTATAGGCTCTTATCACGAACCCGTTGCCGGAAAACCAACCTATAGACTGGGGGGAATGACCTGCCTGGCCGGTGATTTCATGGGCGACTATTCATTCGACAAACCGCTCGAAGTGGGCGACAAAGTCGTGTTCGACGATATGATTCATTACACGATGGTAAAAACTACCACCTTCAACGGTGTAAACCTGCCCGCTATTGGTGTCTGGAAAGAAGATGAGTCCTTCCAGTTAATCAAAACGTTCGGCTACGAAAGTTTTAAAGATAAGCTGTAG
- a CDS encoding UDP-glucuronic acid decarboxylase family protein — protein sequence MKRVLITGGAGFLGSHLCDRFIKEGYHVMAMDNLITGDIRNIEHLFHLPNFEFYHHDVSKYIHVPGELDYILHFASPASPIDYLKIPIQTLKVGSLGIHNCLGLARVKNARVLIASTSEIYGDPSVHPQPEEYWGNVNPVGPRGVYDEAKRFQEAITMAYHTYHGLETRIVRIFNTYGPRMRLNDGRVLPAFIGQALRGEDLTVFGDGSQTRSFCYVDDLVEGIYRLLLSDYAYPVNIGNPSEITIKEFGEEIIKLTGTTQKLVLKDLPVDDPKQRQPDITKAKAILDWEPKVSREEGLRITYDYFKSLPEEELYTAAYHREFSKK from the coding sequence ATGAAACGTGTATTAATTACGGGTGGAGCCGGATTTCTGGGGTCGCACCTCTGCGATCGGTTTATTAAAGAAGGTTACCACGTAATGGCAATGGACAATCTCATTACGGGCGACATTCGCAATATTGAGCACTTGTTCCATCTGCCTAATTTTGAGTTTTATCATCACGATGTTTCCAAGTACATCCATGTACCGGGCGAACTGGATTACATCCTTCATTTTGCCTCTCCTGCCAGCCCTATTGATTACCTGAAAATCCCGATACAGACACTGAAGGTGGGCTCGTTGGGTATTCACAATTGCCTGGGTCTGGCTCGTGTGAAAAACGCACGCGTACTCATCGCATCGACGTCGGAAATTTATGGTGACCCGAGTGTTCACCCGCAACCCGAAGAATATTGGGGAAATGTAAATCCAGTAGGGCCACGCGGAGTATATGATGAAGCCAAGCGTTTCCAGGAAGCCATTACAATGGCTTACCACACCTACCACGGTCTGGAAACGCGTATCGTTCGGATTTTCAATACTTATGGACCACGGATGCGCCTGAACGACGGTCGTGTATTGCCTGCGTTCATTGGACAAGCTTTGCGTGGTGAAGACCTGACGGTTTTTGGTGATGGCAGCCAGACGCGCTCGTTCTGTTATGTCGATGATTTGGTCGAAGGAATTTATCGCCTGTTGTTGAGCGATTATGCGTATCCGGTCAACATTGGCAACCCGTCGGAAATTACGATTAAAGAGTTTGGCGAAGAGATCATCAAACTTACAGGAACAACACAAAAGTTAGTGCTTAAAGATTTACCTGTAGACGATCCAAAACAGCGCCAGCCTGATATTACGAAGGCCAAAGCGATTCTGGATTGGGAGCCAAAAGTGTCGCGTGAAGAAGGTCTGCGTATTACGTATGACTACTTCAAGAGCCTGCCGGAAGAAGAATTATACACGGCGGCCTATCACCGCGAGTTCTCAAAAAAGTAA
- a CDS encoding UDP-glucose dehydrogenase family protein, with product MKLAVVGTGYVGLVTGTCFAETGNQVTCVDIDVRKVEKLNNGIVPIYEPGLETLFHRNVEEGRLTFTTDLEEGIKGAEVIFLALPTPPGEDGSADLKYILKVASDLGPILSQYAVIVDKSTVPVGTAEKVHAHIADNAKVDFDVVSNPEFLREGVAVEDFMKPDRVVIGTKSDRAKAVMNKLYAPLVRQGNPVIFMDERSAEMTKYAANAFLATKITFMNEIANLCERAGANVDDIRRGIGTDSRIGKRFLFAGIGYGGSCFPKDVQALARTAQDFDYDFKVLKSVMEVNYEQKTKLMPLILNHFGGDLKGKTIAIWGLAFKPYTDDIREAPALDNIKELLAAGAKVTVYDPEAMENVRNVIGNSVTYAHTQYAALDDADALVIITEWPLFRTPDFDKMNLLLKNKVIFDGRNVYELDQMREVNYTYYSVGREAVLAPVEQKV from the coding sequence ATGAAATTAGCAGTTGTTGGAACCGGATATGTAGGACTTGTTACGGGTACATGCTTCGCTGAGACGGGCAATCAGGTAACCTGCGTCGATATCGACGTACGAAAAGTTGAGAAACTTAATAATGGTATCGTTCCCATATACGAACCTGGTCTTGAAACACTTTTTCATCGGAACGTTGAAGAAGGACGTTTAACATTTACAACGGATTTAGAAGAAGGAATCAAAGGCGCTGAAGTTATTTTTCTTGCCCTGCCAACCCCTCCGGGCGAAGATGGCTCAGCCGACCTGAAATATATTCTGAAAGTAGCCAGCGATCTCGGACCGATCCTGAGTCAGTATGCGGTTATTGTTGATAAAAGTACCGTTCCTGTTGGTACAGCCGAGAAAGTACATGCACACATCGCTGATAACGCTAAGGTAGATTTCGACGTAGTATCGAATCCCGAATTTCTGCGTGAAGGCGTAGCCGTGGAAGATTTCATGAAACCCGACCGTGTTGTAATTGGTACAAAATCAGATCGGGCCAAGGCAGTAATGAATAAACTCTATGCACCGCTGGTGCGGCAGGGAAACCCGGTTATTTTCATGGACGAACGTTCAGCCGAAATGACCAAGTATGCTGCTAACGCGTTCCTGGCTACGAAAATCACGTTCATGAACGAGATTGCCAACCTCTGCGAGCGTGCGGGTGCCAATGTGGACGATATTCGCCGGGGTATTGGTACGGATAGTCGCATTGGCAAACGTTTCCTGTTTGCCGGTATTGGCTACGGCGGGAGCTGTTTTCCTAAAGATGTTCAGGCATTGGCCAGAACGGCACAGGATTTTGATTATGATTTCAAAGTACTGAAGTCGGTAATGGAGGTGAACTATGAACAAAAAACCAAGCTGATGCCGTTGATCCTGAACCACTTTGGTGGTGATTTGAAAGGAAAAACAATCGCTATATGGGGATTGGCGTTCAAACCTTATACTGATGATATCCGTGAAGCGCCCGCTTTGGATAACATCAAGGAGTTGCTTGCCGCTGGTGCCAAGGTGACCGTATATGATCCGGAAGCCATGGAAAATGTTCGGAATGTGATTGGCAACTCCGTTACCTATGCGCACACACAATACGCTGCCTTGGATGATGCCGATGCCTTGGTGATCATTACCGAATGGCCGTTGTTCCGCACACCCGATTTCGACAAAATGAATCTGCTATTAAAGAACAAGGTGATCTTCGATGGCCGTAACGTATATGAACTTGACCAGATGCGTGAAGTAAATTATACTTACTATAGTGTTGGACGCGAAGCTGTTTTGGCGCCTGTTGAACAGAAAGTCTAA
- a CDS encoding acyl-CoA dehydrogenase family protein produces MINEIVENQELIAQSVRDLGERLIRPNIRQWDDSQHFPSTLFHQLGEQGLMGMLVPVAYGGSGLGYHEYVAAIVELSRIDGSIGLSMAAHNSLCTNHILLFGNEDQKQTYLPHLASGEWLGAWGLTEPNTGSDAGNMRTTAVREGASGDWVLNGAKNFITHGISGDVAVVIARTGEPNTPHNATAFIVERNTPGFSGGRKEDKLGMRASETAEMLFQDCRIPDSQRLGAVGDGFVQSLKVLDGGRISIAALSLGIAYGAYDAALAYAKEREQFGQPIATFQGISFKLADMATDIEAAKLLTYQAANLKDSGKSVTKESAMAKLFASETAVKVANEAVQIFGGYGYSKDYPVEKFYRDAKLCTIGEGTSEIQKLVISRQILK; encoded by the coding sequence ATGATTAACGAAATTGTAGAAAATCAAGAATTAATTGCCCAATCAGTTCGCGACCTGGGCGAACGCCTTATTCGCCCAAATATCAGACAATGGGATGACAGTCAACACTTTCCCTCAACTTTATTTCACCAGCTCGGCGAACAGGGTTTAATGGGTATGCTTGTCCCGGTTGCCTATGGTGGTTCAGGCCTGGGTTATCATGAATATGTAGCTGCTATTGTTGAACTTTCACGTATAGATGGCTCAATCGGGCTATCTATGGCTGCCCATAATTCCTTATGTACTAATCATATCCTCCTGTTCGGAAACGAAGACCAAAAACAGACCTACCTTCCTCACCTGGCTTCCGGCGAGTGGCTTGGTGCCTGGGGACTAACCGAGCCCAACACAGGCTCCGATGCAGGAAATATGCGTACAACAGCGGTTCGAGAGGGTGCATCCGGTGATTGGGTGCTTAACGGGGCGAAAAACTTCATCACACACGGTATAAGCGGTGACGTTGCCGTTGTCATTGCCCGCACTGGTGAGCCAAATACACCGCATAATGCAACTGCCTTTATTGTTGAGCGCAATACACCTGGTTTTTCGGGTGGACGTAAAGAAGATAAACTTGGTATGCGGGCTTCGGAAACTGCCGAAATGTTGTTTCAGGATTGCCGGATTCCCGATAGTCAGCGGTTAGGCGCCGTGGGCGATGGGTTTGTTCAGTCGCTGAAAGTACTTGATGGCGGTCGTATTTCGATTGCCGCTCTTAGTCTTGGCATTGCTTACGGAGCCTATGACGCAGCTTTGGCGTATGCAAAGGAGCGTGAGCAGTTTGGGCAACCCATCGCTACGTTTCAGGGCATCAGTTTTAAACTGGCCGATATGGCTACCGATATAGAAGCGGCCAAGCTACTGACCTATCAGGCTGCTAATTTAAAAGACAGTGGAAAATCTGTAACGAAAGAATCGGCGATGGCGAAACTGTTTGCGTCTGAAACAGCGGTGAAGGTCGCCAATGAAGCGGTTCAGATCTTTGGCGGCTATGGCTATTCGAAAGATTATCCGGTCGAGAAGTTTTACCGGGATGCAAAGCTGTGTACTATTGGAGAAGGAACAAGTGAAATTCAGAAACTTGTTATTTCAAGGCAGATATTGAAGTAG
- a CDS encoding GlsB/YeaQ/YmgE family stress response membrane protein, protein MGILVSILVGAVAGWLADLVFKRFSFSLFAEILLGIAGGFVGGWIFGRDGTVIDQILTAFVGAVIILGIAALIKGRSSTV, encoded by the coding sequence ATGGGAATCTTGGTATCAATTCTGGTAGGTGCGGTAGCCGGTTGGCTTGCCGACCTCGTTTTTAAACGGTTTTCGTTCTCGTTATTCGCCGAAATTCTGCTTGGTATAGCTGGTGGATTTGTTGGCGGCTGGATTTTTGGCCGTGATGGTACCGTAATTGACCAAATTTTAACAGCCTTTGTTGGGGCGGTTATTATTCTGGGTATTGCCGCTTTGATTAAAGGACGCAGCAGCACAGTATAA
- the pgeF gene encoding peptidoglycan editing factor PgeF, translated as MSLHYKPALFSPFSTLIAAESTRHGGVSPAPFESLNLGINTADDAENVDENRRRFFSSVGASTCQFASSHQIHGTEILYATEAGRFEGYDALITNKPGLLIGVTVADCVPILIYDQHQQAVAAIHAGWRGTVEGIVTKTLAAMQQQFGTQAEHCYAYVGTCIDDCAFEVGPDVADQFASAFKRLDKDSEKSFVDLKAANAHLLTDFGIPATQIAISPFSTVLNNDTYFSYRAEHGQTGRMLAVIGLKP; from the coding sequence ATGTCGCTTCATTATAAACCTGCGTTATTTTCTCCTTTCTCTACGTTGATTGCCGCCGAAAGTACCCGGCATGGGGGTGTAAGTCCTGCCCCGTTCGAATCGCTTAATCTGGGTATCAATACGGCTGATGATGCGGAAAATGTCGATGAGAATCGTCGTCGTTTTTTTTCCTCTGTTGGGGCCTCTACCTGCCAGTTTGCTTCCTCACACCAAATACACGGTACAGAAATTCTGTATGCTACAGAGGCAGGCCGATTTGAGGGCTACGATGCGCTTATTACAAACAAGCCCGGTTTGCTGATAGGTGTAACTGTTGCCGATTGCGTACCCATTCTGATTTACGACCAGCACCAGCAGGCCGTTGCCGCTATTCATGCAGGCTGGCGTGGTACGGTAGAGGGGATTGTCACCAAAACATTGGCGGCCATGCAGCAGCAGTTTGGTACACAAGCGGAGCATTGCTATGCTTACGTAGGTACGTGCATTGATGACTGTGCTTTTGAGGTTGGCCCCGACGTAGCCGACCAGTTTGCTTCGGCTTTCAAACGACTGGACAAAGACAGTGAAAAAAGCTTTGTTGACTTAAAAGCAGCGAACGCGCACTTATTAACAGATTTCGGTATTCCTGCGACTCAGATTGCTATCTCGCCATTTTCGACCGTGCTGAACAACGACACGTACTTTTCATATCGTGCAGAGCACGGTCAAACCGGACGTATGCTGGCCGTTATTGGTTTGAAGCCTTGA
- a CDS encoding T9SS type A sorting domain-containing protein: MKTLIKSLVLALSLGIITSAASFAAIPETNPIGRPSKVSSYKTGIYSTIAGKLHISLDKTIGGRVDIRLIDADGKALYAQHLGKNESGCRVRLNLSDLEDGVYTLEITNGIETTTQSVTIVTQQPTISNRVVAIN, translated from the coding sequence ATGAAAACGCTTATCAAATCCCTCGTCCTAGCCCTTTCATTGGGTATTATTACATCAGCTGCTTCTTTTGCGGCTATTCCGGAAACCAACCCTATTGGTCGTCCATCGAAGGTATCATCGTATAAAACCGGCATTTATTCGACCATAGCGGGCAAATTGCATATCTCGCTGGATAAAACGATTGGCGGTCGTGTTGACATTCGCCTGATCGATGCCGACGGGAAAGCGCTATACGCTCAGCACCTCGGCAAAAATGAATCAGGATGCCGTGTTCGTTTAAATTTAAGCGATTTGGAAGATGGGGTATACACGCTGGAAATTACGAATGGTATTGAAACGACCACTCAGAGCGTAACCATTGTAACTCAGCAACCTACCATCAGCAACCGCGTCGTTGCCATAAATTAA